A region of the Burkholderia pyrrocinia genome:
AGCTGGATCAGGAGATCCTGCACGTCGAGACCGGTTTCCGGCGGACTTACGGCATCGCGCCTTCCGTCAAGCTGGCGCCCGATACCGTCGTCCGCATGCTTACGCGCGACATTGCCGCCATTCAGCGCAGCAACCACGACCTGAACGTGGCGCTGCGCGAGTTCGACGATCCGGAAAAGGTCAAGGACTGGCTGAAAGACGTGAAGCGCCGGCAGGCATCCTCCCGCTTCGACGACGATCCGTTTTGAGCGCGCACGCGCTCGGCCCGTAGAACGCCGAGCGCGTATCCGGCCTGACTCGAGGATGTCGCGCACGAAGTCGGGTTCAGCGACGCGCACAACTTCCGGCGCGCGTTCAAGCGCTGGACGGGGCACGGGCCGAGAGAGGGGAGCGCGCGGCGATGTAACGGCGCCGCACGCCGCCGCGGTTACGCAGCGCCCGCCAGCGAACGATCGAGCGCGACGAGCGTCTGGTACAGCACGCGCGTGCCGTCGAGCAGCTGCTGCGGCTCGATCCATTCCTCCGGGCAATGGCTGCGGCCGCCCAGACACGGAATGAAGATCATCCCGATCGGCCCCGTCGGCGCGACATACACGGCATCGTGCCCCGCGCCGCTCGGCAGCCGCATGCTCGGATAACCGAGTTGCGTGGCCGCCTGCTCGACCGCGTCCATCACGAGCGGCTGGCAGTCGGTCGGCCGCGCGCGGCTCACGTGCTCCGCGCGCGCACTCAACCGCAACGCGTCGAGCCGCGCGGCCGCACCGGCCAGCAGCGCCTCGGGGAAATCGTCGAGCACCGCGTCGCTGTCGCTGCGCACTTCCAGCATCAGCTCGACGTGCCCCGGCACCGCGTTCGGCACATTCGGCGTCATCGCGATCCGCCCGATCGTCGCGACCACGTAGTGCGGGTTGCCCGACAGCGCCGACGCGCGCGCATGCGCGGCCTCGATCAGGTGCGCGGCACCGACGAGCGCGTCGCGGCGGATATCCATCGGCGTCGTGCCCGCATGATCGGGCTGGCCGGTCACGGTGATCAGCACGCGCCGGATGCCGACGATGTTGGTCACGACGCCGATCGGCAAGCCACGCGTTTCCAGCACCGGGCCCTGCTCGATATGCAGTTCGACGAACGCCGCCGTGCTGCCCGGCGCACGCAGCGGTTCGCGCAATGCATCGGGGTTGCCGCCGATCCGGCGCAATGCTTCGGCGAGCGTTTCGCCTTCGGCGTTCGTCGCGCGCAGCATGCCGGCATCGAGCACGCCCGACAGCGCACGGCTGCCGACGCACGAAATGCCGTAGTCGCTCGGCTCTTCCGACAGGAAGTCGATCACCTCGAATGGATGGTCGAGCACGATCCCCT
Encoded here:
- a CDS encoding Zn-dependent hydrolase — protein: MNPTNFPPLNAARLNARVEQLARFTRPDVPWTRRAFSPLFAQARAWLAAQFAEAGLAVSMDAGGNLIGRRAGSGRCTKPLVTGSHCDTVVGGGRFDGIIGVLAGIEVAHTLNEQGIVLDHPFEVIDFLSEEPSDYGISCVGSRALSGVLDAGMLRATNAEGETLAEALRRIGGNPDALREPLRAPGSTAAFVELHIEQGPVLETRGLPIGVVTNIVGIRRVLITVTGQPDHAGTTPMDIRRDALVGAAHLIEAAHARASALSGNPHYVVATIGRIAMTPNVPNAVPGHVELMLEVRSDSDAVLDDFPEALLAGAAARLDALRLSARAEHVSRARPTDCQPLVMDAVEQAATQLGYPSMRLPSGAGHDAVYVAPTGPIGMIFIPCLGGRSHCPEEWIEPQQLLDGTRVLYQTLVALDRSLAGAA